TTCTTTTTTGTAACAAGCATTTGCCAATATCCTGCTATAGGTATATCCAACCATGAGATCAGCATTCATTGATATTGTTCGTACACGTGgattccaaggcttgtattccGGACTGTCCCCTACTCTAGTGGAGATTATACCTTATGCAGGCCTACAATTTGGCACGTATGATACATTTAAGCGTTGGGCCATGGTACAATTCCAGTCCTTCTATTTAAAACTCATCTCTATTTGTTGACGTGATTATTCTATGCATTCTTTGGATGTTATACTTTGTTTATTGTGAAACTCTAATGTGGTGAGATGGTAGATTCCCATGGACACTGCATGATCCAGTCTGCCATGCTTTGTAATATTATTCCTTCATGTTGTAGGCTTCTCGGTGGAATGCGATTCTCTGATTCAGTTTTGAGGATTGCCCTATATGTGCATTTTCAGTTTCAGTTTCAATATACATTTTGTCTTATATCCTTGTTTTATCTGTTGCCGTGCTTTTCAATGTGGACTCCGCGTATGAATTACTATTGTCATTTACTGGATGAATTAGTTGCACTATCAATGCTGCTACACTTTTTTCAATGTTGTTTGAAAAAGAATCTATTTACGTTTTGATTATATTGCAGATTAAAGTTGATGAATTATTAGCAGAAGAgaaaattaacttttgaaattatGTCACTATTGATTTATTTCCGCTTGTCTTAAAGCTTCACACAGTTGATGAATGTTTAgtttactttacttttgtattgTAGTGTTTGGTCCTGTTAACATATAATGTATTGCGGGTGTGAAATTGTAGGCTTTGAATCATAGATTTTCGAACGCTGCTGCAGAAGACAACATATCTAGCTTTCAGCTTTTCCTTTGTGGGTTAGCAGCTGGAACATGTGCCAAACTTGTCTGTCATCCACTTGATGTCGTCAAGAAAAGATTTCAGGTAAACCTGTACACATATTAAAGATCATTACAGGGATTGGAAGTTCAATTTCAGAACTTAGAGTTTTAGATATCCTCGTCTCTCAACCTTAAAAATTGTAGTTTAGGGACATAAGGAGAGGGTGTTAAAGAAAATTGGACATTGTGTTATTCTGTCATTGTCATTTCTAATAATGGATCTTCATTCTTTCTTGCTGCAGATTGAAGGGCTTCAAAGACATCCAAGATATGGAGCTCGAGTTGAGCATCGTGCATACAGGAACATGTTGGATGCCATGCAACGGATAATGCGATTAGAGGGTTGGGCTGGTTTGTACAAGGGGATAATCCCATCAACTGTTAAAGCTGCACCTGCTGGTGCTGTTACATTTGTTGCTTATGAGTTGACATCAGATTGGCTAGAGTCCACTTTTAGTTGATTTTTCCCCACTTTTTCTTCCGTTATTAATCCTATTCTTTTTCAATATACAAATTGATCCCTCGTAGTGTAGGAAGAAAGTGAGGGATTTAATTCATTGTAATGATAGTTATAGATGGAAAAGATTTGTTCTTGATGTCTACGTCTGATATCGAATTCCAAATGTATATTTCCAAGATGGTGCAAAGCCTGTCTGGAATCGAATGGTGTTTGGATTCAACCTAATTTTAGTCTTGTAGTTAAATTGGGTCATAATCAATGAATATCTTTGTGTTCCAGGTTATGAGACCATGATGTGCCTATTCTTTATGATAATTCTGTTGGGACAAAAGTAGTCTATCCTCAAATTTGTCATTTTTGTAGTCTAATAATGTCCTTCTGCAATCCCCAAGATTCCAATTATTGATTGATATTAATGTGAAATGTCGTCTCTTTTTGATGTCCAGGATTCATCCTTCTGTCTTTCATAAACAATCCCATCAGTGGTTTTTTTCATCATTGGTTGGTTGTAACCTGGTAAGTGATTATATTTTAACCTACATCTCAATTTGACAAACTGGATGGAGTTCCTGGAGTTTCATGGCTCACTAAGATATGAAATACCAAGTTAATATACTATGTTACGTATGATTTTCTaacaattaacttttaatttgaattttagtttataaattatgaaaattgttaaaaagtaaatttaactaaacttaagaagttcatattttatttatgtactatttttttatatttaaaaaatataaaataatagttgtaattaatatcttaagatatatatttaaaaaattagtattttatcAACTTTATAAAcgataagataaataaaaaataggatttaTGTTATTACTTAAACCAGTTTTAATAAAGTTATGTCAATTTATTTGGTTTATAGttactttaaaaagaaaaatcagagttttgtaaaattaatgaTTCGAAgttttatctaaaatatatttgaataaaaagattttttatattttaattataacaagtgtaatttaaatttatatacgaatagtattatctatatttatgcagttaatatttacttatatagCACACTTTTGGCTGCACGGGGGAATTTGGTCCCAAAAGATATAGTTGGTTTGAAAATTTTGCTTGATTATAAGTTGGAATTCAATTTTCAGGATCAAATTTTGAGcaggttttataatttttatttttgaattttattttaaaataaagggtatgaaaaattaaaaaaaaaagttatatttttagtacatgaaagtatatttatatatggttggatgttataaaataatttttttcaaatgtatttttttatttattaaaccaTAGGAgatggaaaaataaattaattaagaaatggAAAAGATATAAGTGTAAGgtaatttagtaatattttgtaacttttttagataataatattGAAAGATGTATAAGTAGATggttaaataatttaagtttattattattttgttgttgaaagCTTATAAGTAGGAATTGATGATtactacttttatttaaaattaaattaaattcaatgtatagtttattaaaattattcactCGTCAATGTATGtcttatacattaatttaattttctaattttaactacaataaagggtgttgctccctacacctccccaagtggacCTGTACCtctccattaatttaatttatttcaaaaatattctacacctttccactattttcttttatttcaaaaataccctacacctccccactatccttaccaatctttctctttctctctctacattaatggagcatttacatggctcattaatggagcatttatatgacttaaatttgaatatattttcttaaataagtttgattcaatcttattttggttgttgaatatatttttttcttttcaaattacttaataaatggtaaaattttgttctaaatttctagaaaaatgtttatatacatgtatctttttttttaggtttaataggttcggaggtccctatatttgggggtttgtttcaattgggtcctctaattttgaaagtgatcaattaggtccctaattttgtcaatttgaatcaataaaagcctttctgttaaatgcagttaacgccatgaagtttttgaacatgtgccacgctgacgcttccaggtagcatcgtttcaagtgcataggtggattataaaagggtgaaatccctaaattaaaagggtgtatttgaaggtgaaatccctaaattaaaagaaaattgacaaaattagggacctaattgatgacttcaaaaattggagaacccaattgaaacaaacctccaaatatagggacctccgaacctattaaaccttttttttacatataatatctataatttttaacattatattatgttttaactcaccgacatgtttgactcaaataacttgaataaaatatttaatttattagataaataatataaaaatattattaaatatttaaaatataaaaaaaaagttatttgttaaagatttagaatttatttagttctttcgtcattataaagttagtatataataataataatatatcattatttattattaatattattatgtttattattttgtatttacatttaacttttaattttataaaatggaaatggtagaagtactaatattgaagtttcctcttaattttatattatattttgtagtatgttacaaattcaaatctgaaccaagtgaatgctccattaatatagagagaaagagaaagattgttaaggatagtggggaggtgtagggtatttttggaataaagaaaatagtgaggaggtgtagaatatttttaaaataaattaaattaatggggaggtacaagtcccacttggggaggtgtaggaagCAACACCCTACTATAAATAGTTATCAATTCCTATTTTGAACAACAAAAAAGTAATACACTTAGACCATATAGTTATACATTTTCCAGTTTTATTATCTCAAAAATTTACAACGATTAAAAATACGAGTAAATTATATATGAGTAAATTCAtttgtaaataagttttttcCCATATCCAaccttaaatataaatattatttcatcttttatatacatgtaactttatttttaaaaaaaatatcctcTAATttcgaaaacaaaaaaaaaaatattacaaaatcaaagaaatacaaaatatacttttcaaaaaaatttatatatattaatacattacttctaaatatttaacactatcttatatttaattttattttcttttgccattattaattttaaaatgaaaaaaaattataaaaccaaCTTTTCCTGAAACTTGAATTCTGACTCgtaatcataataattaaatacatcaatcatctttaaaattatgttttgaaacCTTATTTGtcttaaaagatatataaaatggatatataaaatgatgaaagaaaaagtatttaaattatttaggtCTCTAGATATGAaactttttaagtaaattatgtaaaattattggATAGTACGATTAAAAGGGACACCGGCTCAGTCTATCATGGGTTAGTCTCTCAGTGACTCAaatcaacccgactcatttattaacgaacaaaaaaaatttgaattcaatCCAGTTTATGATGGGTTAATGGATTAAACGAATTTGTTCATTGACTcgtgttttttttaaatccaaaaaaattacaatttttttgtaattcaaatttaaataatttgattagagtcttgaatgaataaatttataatattttgtttttttgaaccattttttctttattcccatttaaatataatgaaaaaatgttaacggataataatattgaaacacaaaataataaataattaaattaaattatgtggGTTAGTGAGTCAATCCTACTCATTACAAATTCAACCTGAATGAGTCAAGTTTTAAGTAAATCAAGTTAAAATTAActcgtataaaaaaaaaaaatttcaaactaaaCCCAGACCCTTATCACCAAATTGACTTACAAgttctaacttttatttttttttctcaaaatttaatttCCTCCACCGTACTTTTTCTTTACATCTATTTGTTTcattattgatttaatttacaTGGAGTACTGTTAGACACGAGACCTGCTTAAATCAATTTGATCAGATCATTTATTATTGACTCTaacatttatctttatttaataagaccataattttgaaaaccttAAATTGTAACTTTAATAATGAAACGTTCTCATGGAACACATTTGAATTTCTGTCCATTTTTAAAACTGAAtcagaaataatattataataagattAGGGTAAACTAAAGTCTCTTACCAGTTATCATATGAAGATCATACTGATAACAAGAAACACAGTTATCTTCTCATAATGACCATTTGTTGTATCAAGTACTTTATGCTACTACCTAACTTTCATTCAACTCTTTTCCAAACACttacaaattcaaatacttTCCAAGTTGAGCATAGGGTCAATGATAgtgatatcaattttttttaggtttaataggtttggaggtccctatatttggggtttgtttcaattgggtcctttaattttgaaagtgatcaattaggttcctaattttgtcaatttgaattaataaaagtctttccgtttaatgcacttaaattttgaacatgtggcacgctgatcctttttaatttagggatttcaccttcaaatacactcTTTTAATGTAGGGATTttacccttttataatccacctatgcacttgaaacgatgtcACCTGGAAGCCTCAGCGtgtcacattttaaaaatttcccggtgttaaatgtatttaacagaaaggcttttattgattcaaattgacaaaattagggatctaattgatcacttcaaaaattggaggacccaattgaaacaaacctccaaatatagggacttCCCAAcctattaaacttttttttaagatatttgaattatagaaattaaattataaatataaattagtattaGAGATTATATTTATACTAGAAATAGAAAATATGATGGCATGTGTGTATGACTTCATTATTGGATGATTGTTATAGACACATCTGCAGAGAATTAAAgtactgaaaaaaataaaaccatttgctggaatttaataaagaaaCCGACAACAACATCAGATTGGGACGCAATTTATGTCCGAAACTGATAGTTAGTTGGAATTTGGAATTTAGAATTATGAAATGTTGAAAACAAATCAGAACTTTGACATTATTATAaacatgaatttcaaattttctaaccgaatattgatattttaaaataaaggaaattacTTTTATACATGCTATtagttttacaatatttattaaaacactACAAATATTTAGaagttaacttttaaattatttataaattttattttacataatacttttttaaaaatgctAAAGTTTAATTTGGGTGTGTACGATTATATGAGCgaatcatattttgttttcacttttataAGGTGTTGTGACTATATTCCTTTCTGTATAATAAAAcatactaacaaaaaaaaactaggtGTTAAATCATTTATGTATTATACTTGTTGGAAACGGAAGTTTAGGTTTTGAAAGACGTAAAACAAAAGTGGACAAAGTCATTTTCAAATGTCAATTGCAGAGAAGAGAATTGACAGAATGAAAAATTCTTAAGAAAAGACATTTTTCCAAATATTGGGAACGAAAAGAACTGAACAAACAATACATTAAagtaaagattaaataaaataaaaaagaaaatagagactTCACATCAAGGATGAGTTAAGATGTATGTACTTAATCTTAACCCTAAAGTCTGATTAAATCACATTTTTAGACCTAAACTCAATTATATATGGGTCCACTGTCAAACTTGAATGGGACAAATCAAGGTTAGCCTAAATTGAAAGTTCAAAAAATTAGATAATGACAAACTTCGGTATCATTAGTTAAACAGTTCCctcagattttaaaatctatacagCTAAGTAAATttgaacacaaaaaatatatcaCTACAAAGCAAATTTGGTCAACTTGAAACAATTCTTTTTGTTTGAGGAGAAAAGTGAAGCCATATTACTTTACATACAGAGAAAATGGGAGGTAAAGTGCCCTCTCCATGCAAATATAAATAGCCACGCTTGGTCTAAGCGAAATGGTAAATTATTAGAAACAATGACCTAATAACAACGATGGAATCACatcatatatgaatatataaagaaggACATACCCATTCAATAGGGAAAGGCCTTTGGTAACTGCTCCATTTACTTTTCTTCTCTCATCTGACAGAATCTGACGAGgtttaacataaaaaagaaaaagaaaaacctttgTCACAATGTGCATTTGACTTACTGTGTATTCTGTTCATAACCAGGGGCAGCAAGGGTTGACTGAAACCATGTCTGACATTGAAGACTGGCACTGCAACTAAGAAATGAGAAAAGCATAAAAGTTCAATTCCAGGGACTTGACATCTCTCAGATTCTGTTGATTGCAAAAGCTGAGAAGACCAGAGGGATTTCTCTATGTAGTTTTTAGTACATTCTATTGGAAAGATTTGAAAGTTTTAAGCGATTGAAAACCTTCCTTCGAAGTTAATATCTAACATCCATTATGTGCAAAACCACTTCAATCAGTGAAAAGGCTGCTATCTTGTTCATGTAATGCATGCCATGTAACGATATTGGATCCAGATGATCAAACTTCCACTGCTTGGATTCAAAGAAGTGGCATTCACATCCTGAGTCTACAGTTGAGTTTGAACACTCAGTTTCAATTATCCTTCATTAAACTTGAAGCCTGTCAATATTACAGTCACTGCCGGGGCTACCATTACAGACGACatctgttttttcttctttttcaatacCGGTACCAGCATTACTATAGCCTCCCACTTTGCGGGATACGGAAGGTCTCGTTATTGAGCTGTCTGGAAGATAATCTCTACTTCTTCGCTTCTCCTTTCTGTCTAGATATCCAAAGGCAAAAGCTTCAAGCACTTTCGTTGTTGGTGGGCGGTTTCTGGTGCTCTGCCTCCGGGTGTGCATGTCAGGCTGTTGTTCAGGGTGATCGCCAAGTTTGGAGTTTGTTCCAACACTGGGATCATTTGATTCCttggatattttattttcctgcATCTCGGTCCCTACATTCACAAAAGGTTCATCAACTTCAGCTTCTGGTGAAACAGGCAAGTTAAGGTCAATCATAGTCCGTGGCTGGGGTTTACTACATTGACCCATAGCGCCTGAAGAACTAGTGTCAGGAACAGCTTCTTCATTTATGATTGAGCTTAGATTTGACGGAGAATCTGCTAGTCTTTTGTTTTTCTGGGCTGGAAAACCTGCTAATGACTTCTCCTGGGGTGGGATATCCCATGAAACTCTCTCACTAAATTTTGACTTGTGAAGACTGGCTTCCTCTTGTTCTACTCTGGTAGCCACAAAGAAGTTTGCAGATACATTTGCACTAGATTTTGAATTGCCATTATCCAAACAAAACCCGGCTTCCGTTTCTTTTCCTCTAGGAACCACAAAGAAATTGGCAGTGTTGCTATTTTTCTTTGCGCGGCTACATGCAGTTAATCGCCTCCTTCTTTTTGTAACAGGGACTAGATCATTTTTGTTATCAGATACCATTCTCTGGAGTGATGAGCAATTCAAACCATCTCTTTTGAGTGTGTTGCAGAAGAATTCTGCCTTCTGGCCCTTTGAGGCAGCAGATAGGCCACTAGAAGCCATGCCGCTGCTTGGCAGCTCCACCTTAGAAGGGACATTGTTTTCAAAACCATTCAAAAGTGAAGAGACACCCTTACCAATATTAGATTTACTGGCTTTAGTAATGCCATTCTTCCTCCTATCAAAGCAGGTGGTCTTGGCAGACACGGATTCATTTGTGTGCTGCTCGGAAGTATTCTCATCATCATCAGAGTCATTTTCAAAAGTACAAGTTTTTAAAACTTCGAAGGGCAAGCTTCTCAGTTCTCTCACATTCGTCACCTTTTCACAAGCCAGACTTGTGTCCACAACAGTAAATTTCATGACATCTGTGCTGCGGTTTGGAGTTTTTACCTTGAGATAGCAGTGGCGCGGTTGATCCGGGGAATTTTCGCAATCCAATTTTGTATCTTGTGTCCAACTATTTCCCTCTTTGCTAGTGCAATCATTATCTGCAATTGTCCCGAGCTCAATTAGCTCAGGGTCAGAAGCAACTTTACACAAGACATCACTAACAGAGTCAAAATAGTGATTTCCCTTCACCAATTTCCTCGAAAATTTTTTAACTCCAGGGACAAGGAAGACCAGAGAATGCTTAGAAACAACGGCATAGTTATGACTATCTGGCTGCTCAGAGTGCCAACCTCTGGCAAGTAAACGAGGCCAAATAGCTTCCCAGAACAGATCACTTGTTCGAGCTTTGCTTAATCTGAAATCACCTGTTAGAAAGCTTATTATTTCAGGAGGTGTAAGCATTGAACATGCCTTGCCAACTGGTATTTCTTGGCGAACAGGTAATGCTTGAGTAGGCTTCATGGAATCTACAGTGAGTCCCGTAAGATCTTCCTTCCCCTTACCAACTCCTACTCCTTCAACAAGAGCTTTGAGCCCAACTGAGGCCTTTAAAGTCAAAACATAGTCTTCTAGAAGCATTTTCCCCTCTGCAAACGCCTTCGAAACCTACCaagtatttgaatttaatatagtCATCGCACATTCCTTGagataaataaaagatagaTTAATTAATGGGCAGTAGAAATGCTAAGTAACTGTTTTGTTCTCAATAACTAATGAGGTCCATGATGCAAAAGACTTCTAAAGCTACGATGAAAAGGTAATGTATGTTGaaattggaataaaaataaCTGTCACACAGAACTTTTCTATTATAACGTATAAAAAAATGGTCTTGATTTAAGCCCTGCAAGTTCTATTGAAAGAAAGTCTGACTTCGAAATTCTTCCACCTTCAACAAAAAAGTCATTATCACTTTCAGAAGTGATGTTTGTTCAAGAATAAACAACTGACACCTGTAAACTCTGGCTTCTCAAAAGATCTTTTTTGTTCTGTATATAGTTGAGAAATGAGAAGTCGACATGATCTGATTACGGTGAATGAAGAATTGGCAGATGCAATCCATGATAATCACAGCATTAGCATAAACTCTCAAGAATTAAGTGAGTACCTCGAGTAACTTATTGTAGCATTCCTCTGATACCATTGGTAATAATCGAGACAAAAGCTCTTGTTGCCTTGGTCCAGTGAAAATTTTTGGGCCATAAATGCATTTTCTACTTCTCGTTTTTCTGCATCCTGACCATCTTTGATATTTGTcagatttataaaattttccaTAATAGAATGACAGTATATCTCCCATGTTCTTATTACCAATAAATCTTTTCACCTGAACAAGGTTCTTCCCAAATATATACAAGCCAAGGATGAAACTGGCCTCTTCAATTTCATTCCAGGTGTCACTCGCAGATCCAGGAACTAAAGAATGACCTTTATCACTATGCTTCTCGTGCATCTCAATCTCTGTTTCTTGTTGCATATTGGAATCTCCCGATTCTCCCAATGTCATTTCACTGACCAATGTACTGTCCACTGGCCCAAGTTTAGCCTTTACTATATCACCACCCAGATAATTAGAGGTCTCTTTTATACAATTTAGTTTTGAAGATTCATTTTCATTGGTAACTCCATTTGACTTGGAGGCCTTTTCCTGCCGATTATGCCTACTGTTCTCAAGTTCATTCTTAATCCAAATTATTGGGATGGGTAATCCAATTCGAAACTTATGGAGAACACTTGCAAAGTTATCTGCCTCGTATGGATTCCTTAGATACCAGTGataatcagattttgaaattaaacTAGGAAGTTGAACCTGGTACTGCTGACCCACCCGAGGAAATATTTCCGGCTCACCAAAAACATCATAAACACCAGAATATTCAGGAGAAAGTGATTGCTCATGTGCTTGCTCCTCATTACAATTCATGTCATTAACTTGACCTGCATCCACctgttcatattttaaaaaaaaaaattaaaaggtgaACATGAAAACACATAAGACGCGTATCAGGTGGTGAGAGGAACTAATTTTAAGGATTCAATCTCACATGGATGGTCAAGATTAGTTTTATCTAAGATGATGTATTTCTTGTTGCTAGGGAAGTGAATAATAGAGCAAGAGCTGAATCAAAGGGTAAGTGTCATTGCCCTTCTCTTTCTGTGTACATCACTCACACTATAAAACACAGATTTAATATTGTCTACCTGATAATGTTTCTGTAATGAATCTTCAACACACACAAAGTAGCAAGAATAGACACAGTCGGCATTTTCATTTCCTCCAGCTGTGTGTGCAAAATTGatagtttgatttgattatttCCTGATAAAATGCTAGTGAACTAACCGATAATGACAAGATTTAATGGTAATGAGAATTTTCCACTTAACCTTCACCTAGGAGTCACAGCTAGAGTCAAACCAGGGAAGCATATTGCTAGTTAACTTAAATTATAGACATCCTACAATTTCATCAGTGAAATTTGCTAGCCATGTTAGTTGCCCCTGAGCAAACCATTTCAGAATCAGTGAGATAATAACATTGTgttaaagatttatatttatatagaagTCATAACCCATACACCCAATTATCAtcaaaaaatcataaatgattagaaaaatggagaaatttaaattaataggaaaataaaaaatatatagaaatgaaaaagaaaaatataatgacggatataattatgatttaatttcccaaaaaaaaaaaacttgcagGTAACAAAATCCCAAATTAAACAGGAACATTTAAGAACAAAACATGGAAGTTGAACAAAATTCCTATACAAACCAAATGAACTCCCCATAAGAAAAGCTTGACATAAAAAAATCGTGACAAAGAGTTGACATACGTGTTAATATGAAGAAGTAGGTAACAGAAAAGCGAGAGGAGCACCGAAGACAAATCCACAAACCAGATCCATTCCCTGAACAATATATACGAAAAGATAATGAACGCGAAGACTCCGCAGAAATGCATGAAAATCCCCACTGAGCACATTTCTCTCGAATGCAAAAAACGGCACAATCTCCGGGAAACCAACAACATTCGAGCACGAAAAAGGAACAAGAACACGAGATGAagcacacacatacacacagccacaaatatatgtaaaacaaaaagaagagaaaaataaaagcagaaagaaagagagaagcgCGCACACAGAAACACACACAAGTTTCCCAGTGAGAATTCCAATATGATCCAAGAAAATCAGTTATTTTACACGATAACACACCTGCAAGTACA
This genomic stretch from Vigna radiata var. radiata cultivar VC1973A chromosome 7, Vradiata_ver6, whole genome shotgun sequence harbors:
- the LOC106765419 gene encoding mitochondrial thiamine diphosphate carrier 2; translated protein: MEEPGKLKRALIDSSAGAISGGISRTVTSPLDVIKIRFQVQLEPTSSWALLRKDLAAAASAPSKYTGMFQATKDILKEEGVQGFWRGNVPALLMVMPYTAIQFTVLHKLKTFVSGSSKTENHINLSPYLSYVSGALAGCAATVGSYPFDLLRTILASQGEPKVYPTMRSAFIDIVRTRGFQGLYSGLSPTLVEIIPYAGLQFGTYDTFKRWAMALNHRFSNAAAEDNISSFQLFLCGLAAGTCAKLVCHPLDVVKKRFQIEGLQRHPRYGARVEHRAYRNMLDAMQRIMRLEGWAGLYKGIIPSTVKAAPAGAVTFVAYELTSDWLESTFS